The following DNA comes from Microbacterium foliorum.
CCAAGCGACTCGACAGGCCCTTCCGCAGAGCATCAGCGGGCTTTGGAAAGCGGATCTCTTTCTCGGTGCGCCCGACCTTGACAGGTGGGTCGGCACAACGGTCAAGATCAACGAAACCACGCTCGAGCCTGCGCGAGGCCTGCGCGTCGGGGTCGTTCCTACAAGACAGGGTGTGAGCGACGCCGTCCGAAAGGATGAATCACGCAACCTGATTGTCTGCCCTGTGCCGTACGACGGCTCTTTCATGGAGGTGTTCTATATGGCGTGGGAGGTCGTGCAAGCCGTCTTGGATGCAGACGTTCAGATGCCGCGCGAAGTGGCTCTCCCCCGCCCTGCGCAGCGCGAGGTGGCCCGGTATCTCGTCGATAGGCGCGGTTTTCCCGTGGTCGACGTGATCGAGGCATTGGAAGCGTTGTCTCAGCCGCAACTGCTCCTCACATCGGAATCAGTCGCTGAGGTCGCTACTACACGGTCGAGTTCGGATCAGTTGACGACGTCCACAATCATCGCACCACTCCCCTACCATCGCGGTTGAGGAGACCAGTTGGTCGTCGGCGAAGTCAACGACTTTAGCGGGTGCATCGGGCAACCAGCAGGAGCATCGAACAGTGGAGGCATCGCCGCGTTTTGCGGCGTTGAACGAAACAGTTGGAGCCGGGCTGCGCGTTTTTACCGGGTGGAAGACGGTCCAACCACGGCTCCAATCCGGGAGCCTCTACTACCGAAGAGTGAGATCCGGTGGACCCGACGGAACCAAGTCGCACAGCTCGACATCGAAGACCTGCGACAACGCCAGCAGAGTACGCAGGCTCGGATTGGCCGGTGCCCCAGACTGCGCTTCGCCCTTCTCGTAGCGTAGGTACGTCAGTCGAGACAGGCCCGCTCGATAGGCAACCGCCTCCTGGGAAAACCCTTTCGCTTCGCGCAAGCGGCGGATCTGTAGTCCCAGCGCCAAGGCGAAATCACGCCACGCGAGGTCCTCGCTCGTTGCTTGCCTACCCACATATCAAGCCTTCCGAGAAAGCTATGGGTCATGGTTTTGTCTATGTGACATAATTGGGCCTAGCCATACGAAACATTCACTTCATCGACAGACGCAACCGCGTCTCGACCTGCACGTGTGCCGCTGCGCGTCGGCTCCGGGTCGCCTCGATGCGTAGGTCCCGTTCAGGTCGACCCCGATTGTTGAGTAGCAGTGACTGATCCCCGACCGATCTGGTGGAGTGCCACGGAGGTCGATGCTCCCGACGCTTGGATTGCGGCGTTCGAAGCGCTCACCGATGAAGAACGCGCGGATGAACTGGGGCTTGCCGCCGCAATATTCATCGCGCGGGTACGGCGTCGCACCGGACGGGGGCCGACGTTCTCGGAGCTCTTCGCCAACCTGTTCCAGGACGAACCCTTGCACCCCGGATGGCCTCTAGGGCTGACCTACCCCGTTCGAGCGACGATTCACCATGCCTTCCGTCTGCACGTGGCGATCCAGTGGAAGCGAGGTGGCTGGATCAGCTGGGATCCGGGGGTGGAACGTAGCCTGCGCGTGGGTCCGACGTTTCGCGAGCGATCTCGGGCGCGACAGGCAGCGAGGGCACGATGAGAGCTCTCGAACAAGCGTCGTCTATAGCGTTGCCGGACCAGCGGGTCGCGGTATGCGGCGACTGGCACGGCAACGTGGGATGGGCACGCACGATTGCACGGGTGCTCCCCTACCTCGCATCCGACGTGAAGACACTACTGCACCTCGGCGACTGGGCGATGCCGGCGGCAGAGATGGACGAGGTCTTTGCCGAGACCGACATCGACCGCATCCTCGTCACCGTGGGCAACCATGAACAGTTCGACCAGATCACCCCGCTCCTCGACGCGCATCCCGGTCAAGCCGTACGGGTTTCGAGGCTCACCTGGTTCCTCCCGCGACCGGCGCGCTTGACCATCGGCGGCCGTCGGGTGCTGTCCCTGGGCGGAGCCGCATCCGTCGACCGTCAGTCGCGCATTGAAGGACTGACTTGGTTTCCGGATGAGGCTGTCTCCGATGAAAGCATTGCCGCAGCCATCGCAGGCGGCCCGGCAGACCTGATGCTCACACACGAGGGCCCCGCTGGCACGCCCGTCCGTCCGGTCCGCGAGATCCTGCGCACGAATCCTCACCGCTTCCCGAAAACCGCGCTGGAGGCGTCCGCGGCGTCGCGTGCTCGTATCGCCGAAGTGTGGGACGCGGTGCGCCCCGAGCTGCTCGCTCATGGGCACATGCATGTCGCAGCCGGAGGGAAGACCGAGGACGGCCGACGCGTCGCCAGCCTCGGGCGAGATGGACACGAGGGGAACCTCGCGATCCTCGACATGACCACGCTGAAGATGACGACGCCGAGTCTTGCCATCATTCGCGGCATGACTGAGCGAGCCGACATCGACCGCGACTGGCGGATCCGCAATGTTGCCGAGTCGCTACACGATGCAACGTTGGACGGGGTCAGACCCTCTCGCGAGGCCCTGCGGGACGCAAGAGACTACATTAACGGACGCCGCACACTCGAGGAACTCATCGAAGACGTCCGCCGGCGCCACACCCGAAATCCTGAGGAGAAGCCTTGACCGACGACGAGCCAAACCCCTGGGCCCGGATCGTTGGTCCCTGTCACACGGTGGCGAGTATGGCCCGCACCCTCGAGCGCACGGAGACCGAGGTCGTGGAAGCCGGAGGCGACCTACGGCTCCTCATGCTGCACACGTCCGACGACGTCTACCTGTTCCCATCGTTTCAGCTCCAGGATGGGAACATCGTCGAGGGGTTACAGGAGGTTCTCCGCGTCCTCGAGACCGGGACCGCGAGCAGATGGACGTGGGCGCAGTGGTTGAACGTCGCATTGCCCGAGGAGAACCCGCCTCGCAACATTACGCTCCTCTACGACGGGCAGCTTGAGGAGGCGCTGCGGGGCGCCCGTCACGTTGCCTGGTCCTGGAGTTCGTGAGCAAATCAGACCCTAGCGAAATGAGCGTTTCGCGCGGGCTATTCGCTAGCGCTGTCTCGGCTCCAGAATGGCACGGTGACGATTCGTAGCATCAGCCACCAGGAGTACAGCCCCACGACCGAACCGCGCATCGAATCTACAACGAGACCATGTGCAACATTGTGCCGAAGGTTCGCACCGAAACGGCCGGCGAACACAGTTCGCAGTTCGTAGATGAGGTCCGCCCCGAACACGTCGGCGGCTTCGGGCTTGTCGAGCAGCGCTGGCAGGGCGATCTCGTCGTCAATGCCATCGCGGTCGAGATGGGTGGTGAGAACCCCGGCACCTTTCAGGTGGTGCCGAACCAACGCTTCCATCCGAGGGACAAGGATGTGTACGGCAGCGTCGAGATCCATATTCCAACCGGCGTACAGTCCCGAGGCAAACAGTTGCTCCTGCCCGGACGGAACGATGGCAGAATCGAACGCCAGCTGAACGAAGTCGCTCTTACTCAACGAGTGCTCTGCTCGGGCTATGCGCAGCGCTGGGAGAATCTGACCCAGGACAGCGATACTACGGCGGGTGTGCGCGAGCTCTCCCATCTGGCGTTCGACAGCTTCCTCAGCCGTGGCCTTGTCCGCGACGCGCCCATCGTGCGTGAGGCTGGTGGTGGGGAGCATCAGCATGAGGGTGCTATCGAGAATCTGTTCCGCAAGTTCGCGTTCGGCGGCCTCCGTCGTCAGGCTCGCGACCTGCGCGAGACGGAGCAGTGCCTCGCCTGCACCGACGCCGGTCACAGCACGGCGGGCAGCTTCCGCATACTCGGCGAGCGACAGTTCCGGAGACGTGAATTCCGTCATCGCGTCAACGGCCTCTTCGCCAAGTTCTGCGATTCGAGAGCGTAGCTCCGCGATACGACGTTCGACGCTCAAGCGCTCTCGATGCTTCCGAGGGATTGAGCGCAGGACTTGAACCGCGGATTCGAGGAAGGAGGCCGCGACAAACGCGCTGCGGGCGGGCGCCTCAAGTCTCGCATCAGCCTCGGCCACCCACAGGTCCGCGACTTCCGCGGTGAGGTCTTGCTTCGAGTCGTCATTCTCCTCCCACAGCTGCAACTCTCGAATTAGGTTTCGTTCAAGGCCGTGTTCCCGCGCAGCGGTCGCATCTCGCCGCGCTGTGTTGATGTTGACTACCACTACGTCACGGTCGTCGGATGATGGTCGAGACACTCTGAGCAGCTCGCAGAGGGTAAGAAGTTCCCCGGGCGACGACGCACCTGCGTCGAGCGACGCGCGCGCGACCGCGCGCACGCGGGCTATCCGCTCTCCCTTATCCGAGCCTTGGAACCTCGTTGATAGCTCCAGTGCTCTGTGGAGGAAGTCATCCGCATTGCGCCAGTCGACGATGGATGCGAGCTCCAGGTACGCGTCAATGGCGACGTGCACATGTTCAATGCGCTCTTTCCCCTCGGTGAACTCCCACAGCACGTCATGCACTCGTGCAGTCACTGCGACGTTGGCGGTCTTCACCGATTTGAGGAGCGTGATCTCTTCGCGAGTGATGTGAGCTGTCGTGAAGGTGGAGGCACCGGCGAACTCACCGAGCGGCTGAAACCTTGCCCGATCTGCCCCATCCCGGGTGAGCATCATCGACGTCACCTTCGCCAGAATGCCGAACTCTGGTGAAGCGTCCGCGCGTTCGCGGAATCTGGTGAACAGTTCAAAGTAGTCGGTCGAGTCGCCGGCAACCGAGTCGACCGAGTTCGAGTTGTCGTCTGCCATGCGACCACACTATTGGCCGGCGCGAAACCACCGGCGGCGACTTGACTCGGTTCGAGACGCGCTGTCAGCGTTGCGCAGCGGTCGGATCCTGTCCCCCACCCGCGACTCCGAGGCTGAACCGTGACCGATGGCGGGTCGGACCCACGGGCTGAGATCGTCGGCCCCTAATACCGGCCGCCTCGAGGGAGCTGTCAGGGAGGCACGACACGATACGTGATCGTGGAGTTCGTGGCGACGAGGCTACGCCCCCTCAATTCAGCCCTTGAGGTCTCGTGCAGCCGAGCCGTCGCGAATCGTGCTGCGTGTCAGCCGAGTAGTTGCTTCGTTCGCATCGGCCCGCACACGCCGATCTAGAAGACCCCGTTAGCGACGTCCGCAGGTAACACCGTTACGGTCTCTATGCCTCAGGAGAGCGGGCTCGACGCGTAGCATGGTCCCGCCAGAAAATCGAAGCCCACCACAAGAGGTCAGCCGATGCCCGACCGGCCCAAACGTCACCATACCGTGCCTCAGTTCTACCTTGAACGTTTCTCGAACGACGGGATTCTTGCAGCGGTGAACGTGCAAACCGGCCGCCAACACGGCTTGAACAAGATCAACGCCTCAGCGGAAAGCAACTTCTACAAGGTCGCGGATCACCCTGAAGACGCGATGTACTTCGAACGTGCACTCGGTCAATCGGAGACGGCCGTGTCCGCGGTGTACCGAGACATCGAGGACGGTCGGTGGCCTCTGCCGCCGGATCGCCGGATGCTCATGGCGGATTTCCTCACGCTGCAGTTTCTCCGTGGTCAACCGCACCGCGCCCAGATCAGTTCGGTGATCGACGCGATCCTCGTGCGGTTACGAGAGGAGGACCCCGCGCGTTTCGCTGAGGTGATGGCGCTTCAGGGTGCTCCATCGCCTCAGATCGTCGGGGGACCTGTTCCAGATCAGGTCAGCGCAGCCGTCCATATCCATCAGATCACCACGCTTCTTCCGAAGTTGCGGCCGTTCATCGCGGGTCGCCCGTGGGTGCTGACTCGCTTCGACGAGCCGTCACTTTTCACATCCGATGAGCCCATCGTGCCGCTGTCCCAACCTGGCGTTGAGCAGACGGAAGGACTGGGAGTAGAGAACGCTTTCGCGCTGCTTCACCCGATCTCCCGCACCCTCGGCCTTGCGATGTATCGACCGAAACCGGGGGAAGTTCGAGGACTGGTCGACGCGGTGTTGGACGGCAAGTTCGACGACTTGAACGTTGATCCAGAAATGGCTGGGG
Coding sequences within:
- a CDS encoding helix-turn-helix transcriptional regulator, encoding MGRQATSEDLAWRDFALALGLQIRRLREAKGFSQEAVAYRAGLSRLTYLRYEKGEAQSGAPANPSLRTLLALSQVFDVELCDLVPSGPPDLTLR
- a CDS encoding metallophosphoesterase is translated as MRALEQASSIALPDQRVAVCGDWHGNVGWARTIARVLPYLASDVKTLLHLGDWAMPAAEMDEVFAETDIDRILVTVGNHEQFDQITPLLDAHPGQAVRVSRLTWFLPRPARLTIGGRRVLSLGGAASVDRQSRIEGLTWFPDEAVSDESIAAAIAGGPADLMLTHEGPAGTPVRPVREILRTNPHRFPKTALEASAASRARIAEVWDAVRPELLAHGHMHVAAGGKTEDGRRVASLGRDGHEGNLAILDMTTLKMTTPSLAIIRGMTERADIDRDWRIRNVAESLHDATLDGVRPSREALRDARDYINGRRTLEELIEDVRRRHTRNPEEKP
- a CDS encoding DUF4209 domain-containing protein; translated protein: MADDNSNSVDSVAGDSTDYFELFTRFRERADASPEFGILAKVTSMMLTRDGADRARFQPLGEFAGASTFTTAHITREEITLLKSVKTANVAVTARVHDVLWEFTEGKERIEHVHVAIDAYLELASIVDWRNADDFLHRALELSTRFQGSDKGERIARVRAVARASLDAGASSPGELLTLCELLRVSRPSSDDRDVVVVNINTARRDATAAREHGLERNLIRELQLWEENDDSKQDLTAEVADLWVAEADARLEAPARSAFVAASFLESAVQVLRSIPRKHRERLSVERRIAELRSRIAELGEEAVDAMTEFTSPELSLAEYAEAARRAVTGVGAGEALLRLAQVASLTTEAAERELAEQILDSTLMLMLPTTSLTHDGRVADKATAEEAVERQMGELAHTRRSIAVLGQILPALRIARAEHSLSKSDFVQLAFDSAIVPSGQEQLFASGLYAGWNMDLDAAVHILVPRMEALVRHHLKGAGVLTTHLDRDGIDDEIALPALLDKPEAADVFGADLIYELRTVFAGRFGANLRHNVAHGLVVDSMRGSVVGLYSWWLMLRIVTVPFWSRDSASE
- a CDS encoding DUF4238 domain-containing protein, producing MPDRPKRHHTVPQFYLERFSNDGILAAVNVQTGRQHGLNKINASAESNFYKVADHPEDAMYFERALGQSETAVSAVYRDIEDGRWPLPPDRRMLMADFLTLQFLRGQPHRAQISSVIDAILVRLREEDPARFAEVMALQGAPSPQIVGGPVPDQVSAAVHIHQITTLLPKLRPFIAGRPWVLTRFDEPSLFTSDEPIVPLSQPGVEQTEGLGVENAFALLHPISRTLGLAMYRPKPGEVRGLVDAVLDGKFDDLNVDPEMAGVFNATTATHAHRFLFVHPDDVRFVPEDIAGLSARGGRMTGAQLPAELFSRE